The nucleotide window GCGTGAAGCCGCTTCCCGTGCCGGCGGTTCCGAAGGTGGCTCCGATCCCCGAGAAGGTTGTTGATTGAGGTGCGAGCGACCGCGAACGTGGCCGGGAATCAGAACCGCACGTCCAGGCCGACGCTGAACAGGTGGGTGGTGAAGTCGATCGCGTGCGGGCGCAGCACCGGACCGAGTACGAACATCTCTTGCGCCCGCCGCACGTTGTTCCAGTAGAGGAAGCTGTACCCGGCCGTTACGCGGACGTGCTCGGTCGCGCGCCAGTTGACCCGCACCCCGCTCTCGGCCACCACGCCCAGATAGGTCAGACGGTTGCTGACGCTCGACTGCGTGACCGGCAGCGTCAGCGCGCCGCCCGCTCCGAAGAACCGCGACCGCGCGAAGTCGAGTTCGCTCACGGTCACCCCGAGCGCCGTCGCGGCGTGGCCTTCGAGCCAGACCGCCCGCCCGCCGGTCGCCGCGTGCAGCCCGAGTTGTGGCCCGTAGAAGTTGTTCCGGGTGCGCACGTCGTCCGCCCCGTTGAGCTGCGCGCCGGGCGCGGCGGCGGCGAGGGACGTGGCACTGAAATTCACGTTCAGCTCGTCGGCGAGGTGCAACTGCCGGTAGCCCGCCAGCAGTTCGATGCGCCCCCGGTCGCCGCGCTCGATCGCGCAGCGCCAGTTGAGATCGCCGCCGGCAAACGTGGTTTGGGCGCTGGCGCTGACCCGCCCCGTTGTCAGGCCCGGGAACCCGACGAACGCGGGCACCTGTACCGTCGCCCCGCCCGCGGACACGGACTGTGGGACGTTGATCACCACCGCCCCGTTCGGGATCGTGCGGAACTGCGAGTTGCTGGTGAACAGCGAGTACAGCCGCAGTCCCGCACCGGTCCGCCGCTCCGGGTCCAGCCACATGCCGACTTCGATCCGCAGACCGGTGCGCCAGTCGTTGAGGAGCCGTTTCCCGCCGAACAGCGGCACGGTCCCGGCTTGCCCCACAGAACCGGCGAGCGCCCCGGCGCTCGCCGGCCCGGTCGTGACCACCGGGGCGACGCTCGCGCCGCGGGTGCGGCCGATCAGCAACTCCGCCGACATCCAGGTCGGGAGCCCGGGTTCACCGGCGTCGCCCGCTGCGATCGCCCGGAGGTCGTTAGCTGCGGTCGCGTCTGCGAGCGTCGGGGAGGCCGGCGCCTGCTCTTGCGCCGCCGCGGGCCGAAAAAACGGATCGGTGAAAGGGTCGTGGCCGGTCGCCGGTAGCTCCATCGCGGAAGAAGATGGCTGCTGCGCGGGGGCGTTTCCGATCACGGCGCACAGCACCGCTACAGCCGCACAGAGCCGGTTCCGCATGTTCGCACCTCGGGCGCAGTGTCGATACACCGAACCAATCGGCACAACCAGATCAACTAAATTAAGCGGAATGTGCGCCCCTTGCCGCATTACCACGATGCGCGAAGTGAGAGAAATTGCGCACCCGCCAAGCCGATAAAGTGGGTAATCTGGGTACGCGGCAAAACGAGCCGCACGCCGATACATGAACCCGTACTTCCGTGGTGTTTTGGTGAGCCCGGCGCGGACGCGGTGCCGGGACCCCTTGGCATCCGGAATCCGGTGGGTTCAAGTTTTCACGGCCTTGTCACTCGGGCGGCAGACCCGACCACGCTCAGATGCCACCACCGGCGGATGGCGCACAACCAGCGAACTCGAAACGACTGGAACTATATCGTTGTGACGGCCGTACTGCCTTGGTGCGGGCGACGCTCGTCGCGTGGGTCGTCGTCCCGGGCAACGAGCCCATTTATACGCACGACTTGACCGCGGCCGCCGGGGCGTTCCTCTTGATGGTGTCGTTCACCTTTGTCAAAAGCGCAATTTGTGAATCATAAAATTCAGATATTATCTCGTATTTTTGTATATTGCACTCATCGGTTTGCTGGTGCAATTGGATTGAAACGCTGATCCCGGCCAGGATCTGCGACAGGAGTTGCAGCGACAGCTTTTCGTACTCGGTCATAAATCCTGTTCCCCCAGCACCCGCCCCGCAAAACGGGGGCATGGCCCATCGACAGCCCACTCATCGAACAGCGCGGGCCGACGCGGGCGCCTCGGCGCTGGCCTCATACATGAACCCACATGA belongs to Gemmata obscuriglobus and includes:
- a CDS encoding BBP7 family outer membrane beta-barrel protein — encoded protein: MRNRLCAAVAVLCAVIGNAPAQQPSSSAMELPATGHDPFTDPFFRPAAAQEQAPASPTLADATAANDLRAIAAGDAGEPGLPTWMSAELLIGRTRGASVAPVVTTGPASAGALAGSVGQAGTVPLFGGKRLLNDWRTGLRIEVGMWLDPERRTGAGLRLYSLFTSNSQFRTIPNGAVVINVPQSVSAGGATVQVPAFVGFPGLTTGRVSASAQTTFAGGDLNWRCAIERGDRGRIELLAGYRQLHLADELNVNFSATSLAAAAPGAQLNGADDVRTRNNFYGPQLGLHAATGGRAVWLEGHAATALGVTVSELDFARSRFFGAGGALTLPVTQSSVSNRLTYLGVVAESGVRVNWRATEHVRVTAGYSFLYWNNVRRAQEMFVLGPVLRPHAIDFTTHLFSVGLDVRF